The following is a genomic window from Pseudomonas sp. FP2335.
CCTTTGTCTTGCTGCTGCTGATCAACTTGTTGCAGCGGCGCATCGAACGTCCATAAGGAGGCGCGGAACATGTCCCAATCGTCTATTTCCGCCGCGTCTTCGGCCAACGCCGCCCGCCGTGGCAGCGCGACGTCACGACGAATCCTGATCGGCCTCGGCTGGCTGGTGTTTGTGCTGTTCCTGCTGTTGCCGCTGTTGATCGTGGTGACCCAGGGCCTGAAGAACGGCCTGGGGTCGTTCTTCACCGCGATCCTTGAACCCGACGCGCTGTCGGCGTTGAAACTCACCGTGATCGCCGTATTGATCTCGGTGCCGCTCAACCTGGTGTTTGGCGTCAGCGCCGCGTGGTGCGTGAGCAAGTACTCGTTCCGTGGCAAGAGCATCCTGGTCACGCTGATCGACCTGCCGTTCTCGGTGTCGCCGGTCATTGCGGGCCTGGTCTACGTGCTGATGTTCGGCGCCCAGGGCTTCTTTGGCCCGTGGTTGCAGGAGCATGACATCCAGATCGTGTTCGCCTTGCCCGGCATCGTGCTCGCGACCATCTTCGTCACCGTGCCGTTCGTGGCCCGTGAACTGATCCCGCTGATGCAAGAGCAGGGCACCCAGGAAGAAGAAGCCGCGCGGCTGCTCGGTGCGAACGGCTGGCAGATGTTCTGGCACGTTACCGTGCCGAACATCAAATGGGGCCTGATC
Proteins encoded in this region:
- the cysW gene encoding sulfate ABC transporter permease subunit CysW, with amino-acid sequence MSQSSISAASSANAARRGSATSRRILIGLGWLVFVLFLLLPLLIVVTQGLKNGLGSFFTAILEPDALSALKLTVIAVLISVPLNLVFGVSAAWCVSKYSFRGKSILVTLIDLPFSVSPVIAGLVYVLMFGAQGFFGPWLQEHDIQIVFALPGIVLATIFVTVPFVARELIPLMQEQGTQEEEAARLLGANGWQMFWHVTVPNIKWGLIYGVVLCTARAMGEFGAVSVVSGHIRGVTNTLPLHVEILYNEYNHVAAFAVASLLLILALFILLLKQWSENRINRLRKSAGEE